Proteins encoded by one window of Pseudomonas tructae:
- a CDS encoding DUF3649 domain-containing protein — MKSKAARLPISYRLAVTSRSLAAVFGGYLLAAMASVCITLLLPVPRAEAVISGMMLSFLFYLVAFLWCFACRSAWQAWLGVLLPSLVLGMINGLVYWMKNP, encoded by the coding sequence ATGAAAAGCAAAGCCGCCAGGCTACCCATCAGCTATCGCCTGGCCGTGACCTCCCGCAGCCTGGCTGCCGTGTTCGGTGGTTACCTGCTGGCGGCCATGGCCAGCGTCTGCATCACCCTGCTGTTGCCGGTGCCCCGTGCCGAGGCGGTGATCAGCGGCATGATGCTGTCGTTCCTGTTCTACCTGGTGGCCTTCCTCTGGTGCTTCGCCTGTCGTAGCGCCTGGCAGGCCTGGCTGGGTGTACTGCTGCCAAGCCTGGTGCTGGGTATGATCAACGGACTGGTCTACTGGATGAAAAACCCATGA
- a CDS encoding ligand-gated channel protein, whose protein sequence is MSPTFSKSCLALTLCSLYSAHATAQTQPLELDNMVVTASGFSQQIKDAPASISVITREQIENKSYRDVTDALRDVPGVVVTGGASSSDISIRGMASKYTLMLVDGKRQDSRATRPNSDGAGIEQGWMPPLEAIERIEVVRGPMSSLYGSDAMGGVINIITRKVTPQWYGGIRTETTFQDRSDSGDYNSTNAFISGPLVDNLVGLQLYGQRSRRDEDHIVNGFNEQSTDSATAKLSFTPDEHNDITLEAGKSEQERNSHKGRSASRSDSRNDYDRTNFSVTHSGRWDSLTSESYLQREKIENPGRRMELENTVLNSQVSFFSDSHITTFGGQYKYEDLSDEGNQLASAASVNQLTRWSWALFAEDEWRLTEAFALTGGLRMDRDENYGTHWSPRLYGVYHPTEQWTIKGGVSSGYRSPDIRAAVDDWGQITGGGGDPAIIVGNSSLKPEKSLSQEIGFIWDNLEGFSTGLTLFNTDFKDKITETRRCTDSTGNASGQCQIGGTSYKFISDRVNVDEAQMRGVEATLDWDITQTVSLATNYTFTASEQKSGPQKGKALNQMPRHMFNATLDWQATDQLGTWARLNYRGKTSDYLGRTTMSDGTPSYTFVDFGGTYRVTKNVKLLAGVYNVFNKEVDYDNYQTVLDGRRYTLGVDLSF, encoded by the coding sequence GTGTCCCCGACTTTCAGCAAATCCTGCCTCGCGCTCACCCTCTGCTCGTTGTACAGCGCCCACGCCACCGCCCAGACCCAGCCGCTGGAGCTGGACAACATGGTGGTGACCGCGTCGGGTTTCTCCCAGCAGATCAAGGATGCGCCGGCATCGATTTCGGTCATTACCCGCGAGCAGATCGAGAACAAATCCTACCGCGACGTCACTGACGCCCTGCGCGATGTGCCAGGGGTGGTGGTCACCGGCGGTGCCAGCTCCAGCGACATCAGCATTCGCGGCATGGCCTCCAAGTACACCCTGATGCTGGTCGACGGCAAACGCCAGGACTCGCGCGCCACCCGCCCCAACAGCGATGGCGCCGGTATCGAACAGGGCTGGATGCCGCCACTGGAAGCGATCGAGCGCATCGAAGTGGTGCGCGGGCCGATGTCGTCGCTGTACGGCTCCGACGCCATGGGCGGGGTGATCAACATCATCACCCGCAAGGTCACCCCGCAGTGGTACGGCGGCATCCGCACCGAAACGACTTTCCAGGACCGCTCCGACTCGGGCGACTACAACAGCACCAACGCCTTCATCTCCGGGCCGCTGGTCGACAACCTGGTCGGCCTGCAACTGTACGGCCAACGCTCGCGCCGTGACGAAGACCACATCGTCAATGGCTTCAACGAACAGAGCACCGACAGCGCCACGGCCAAGCTGTCGTTCACTCCGGACGAGCACAACGACATCACCCTGGAAGCGGGCAAGTCCGAGCAGGAACGCAATTCGCACAAAGGCCGTTCGGCGAGCCGATCCGACAGCCGCAACGACTACGACCGCACCAACTTCTCGGTGACCCACTCCGGGCGTTGGGACAGCCTCACCAGCGAGAGCTACCTGCAGCGCGAGAAGATCGAGAACCCGGGCCGGCGCATGGAGCTGGAAAACACCGTGCTCAACTCGCAGGTGTCGTTCTTCAGCGATTCGCACATCACCACTTTCGGTGGCCAGTACAAGTACGAAGACCTCAGCGATGAAGGCAACCAACTGGCCTCGGCGGCCAGCGTCAACCAGCTGACCCGCTGGTCCTGGGCGCTGTTTGCCGAAGACGAATGGCGCCTGACCGAGGCCTTCGCCCTGACCGGCGGCCTGCGCATGGACCGTGACGAAAACTACGGCACCCACTGGTCGCCACGCTTGTATGGGGTTTATCACCCGACCGAGCAGTGGACCATCAAGGGCGGTGTCTCCAGTGGTTATCGCTCGCCGGACATCCGTGCGGCGGTGGATGACTGGGGCCAGATCACTGGTGGCGGCGGCGACCCGGCAATCATCGTGGGTAACTCCAGCCTCAAGCCGGAGAAGAGCCTGAGCCAGGAAATCGGTTTCATCTGGGACAACCTCGAAGGTTTCTCCACTGGCCTGACCCTGTTCAATACCGACTTCAAGGACAAGATCACCGAGACCCGCCGTTGCACCGACAGCACCGGCAATGCTTCGGGCCAGTGCCAGATCGGCGGCACCTCGTACAAGTTCATCAGTGACCGGGTCAATGTTGACGAAGCACAGATGCGCGGCGTTGAAGCGACCCTGGACTGGGACATCACCCAGACTGTGTCGCTGGCCACCAACTACACCTTCACCGCCTCCGAGCAGAAGAGTGGCCCGCAAAAGGGCAAGGCCCTGAACCAGATGCCACGGCACATGTTCAACGCCACCCTGGACTGGCAGGCCACTGATCAGCTGGGCACCTGGGCGCGCCTGAACTACCGCGGCAAGACCTCGGACTACCTGGGCCGTACCACCATGTCCGACGGCACGCCGTCGTACACCTTCGTCGACTTCGGCGGCACCTACCGGGTGACCAAGAACGTCAAGCTGCTGGCCGGTGTGTACAACGTCTTCAACAAGGAAGTGGACTACGACAACTACCAGACCGTACTGGACGGTCGTCGCTACACCCTGGGTGTCGACCTGTCGTTCTGA
- a CDS encoding sigma-70 family RNA polymerase sigma factor — protein sequence MPSAPSSSLEGLYVDHHNWLTGWLRRRLGCPDSAADLAQDTFMRLLQARDTPLLNEPRAFLTTVAKRVLCNHYRRQDLERAYLQALAQLPEALAPSEEHRAIIFETLLELDRLLDGLPLPVKRAFLMAQVDGLSYSQIAAQLGISLATVKRYLNKAAMRCYFAL from the coding sequence GTGCCCAGCGCTCCCTCTTCCTCGCTCGAAGGCCTCTACGTCGACCATCACAACTGGCTGACCGGCTGGTTGCGCCGCCGCCTCGGCTGCCCCGACAGCGCCGCAGACCTGGCCCAGGACACCTTCATGCGCCTGCTCCAGGCCCGCGACACGCCACTGCTCAACGAGCCGCGGGCGTTCCTCACCACCGTGGCCAAACGGGTGTTGTGCAACCACTACCGTCGTCAGGACCTGGAGCGTGCCTACCTGCAGGCCCTGGCGCAGTTGCCCGAAGCACTGGCGCCGTCGGAAGAACACCGGGCAATCATTTTCGAAACCCTGCTGGAGCTCGACCGCCTGCTCGACGGCCTGCCCCTGCCGGTCAAACGGGCCTTCCTGATGGCCCAGGTCGACGGCCTGAGCTACAGCCAGATCGCTGCGCAACTGGGCATTTCCCTGGCCACGGTCAAGCGCTACCTGAACAAGGCGGCCATGCGCTGTTACTTTGCCCTGTGA
- a CDS encoding DUF3325 domain-containing protein, with translation MLAIALFGFAGFAALCLAMEKHYKDLLGQKPGGARLKALRVAGWLLLTLALLLAVRHSGWAMGLVELFAVLMAGVTLWVFLLPYQPRLLLGLAAASVVLAPLTVLASL, from the coding sequence ATGCTGGCCATTGCCCTGTTTGGTTTTGCCGGCTTTGCCGCCCTGTGCCTGGCCATGGAAAAACACTACAAGGACCTGCTTGGGCAAAAGCCCGGCGGTGCGCGGCTCAAGGCTTTGCGGGTGGCCGGTTGGCTGCTGCTGACCCTGGCGCTGCTGCTGGCCGTGCGCCACAGCGGTTGGGCCATGGGCCTGGTCGAGCTGTTCGCGGTGCTGATGGCCGGGGTCACCCTCTGGGTGTTTCTCTTGCCTTACCAGCCACGCCTGTTGCTGGGCTTGGCGGCGGCCAGTGTGGTGCTGGCGCCATTGACTGTCCTGGCCTCATTGTAA
- a CDS encoding PepSY-associated TM helix domain-containing protein has translation MKEGFRQAMAWLHTWTGLIFGWLLFAIFLTGTMSYFKEEISHWTQPEVPSRALDPAASLDLAQRYLQEHAPTAGSWFIQLPNAREPALSVSWPKAGGGRRDFTSKTLDPATGTELQARETRGGEFFYRFHFQLEMPHPWGRWLSTFAAFIMLLGLVTGIITHKKIFKEFFTFRPGKGQRSWLDGHNAIGVLVLPFHLMISYSSLVIFMAMVMPASIIASYGDNTRGFFNDLFGGQSQVQAAGTPAPLLPLPQLYAKVQEQAPGANLAWVEVQNPGDQNARVRFARHAGDRIAHQRGGGWLFDGVNGTLEGGSQIEATPVLISGGMYGLHMGIFAGPWLRWLYFFFGLAGTAVIGTGLVMWLGKRQLKHAKSGVQPFELRLVEVLNIASMSGLLIGVAAFFWANRLLPIGVEDRADWEINSFFLLWALSLLHALLRPGRRAWAEQLGLGALMWAALPLLNGLATGQGLNHSIAVGDWAMAGFDLTALASGLFLAWAASKMWRAPVVAAKRAPKAAPGKLIESEVN, from the coding sequence ATGAAAGAGGGCTTTCGCCAGGCCATGGCCTGGCTGCACACCTGGACCGGGCTGATCTTCGGCTGGTTGCTGTTTGCGATTTTCCTGACCGGGACAATGTCCTATTTCAAGGAAGAAATCAGCCATTGGACCCAACCGGAAGTGCCCAGCCGGGCGCTGGATCCGGCGGCGAGCCTGGACCTGGCCCAGCGTTACCTGCAGGAGCACGCGCCGACGGCGGGAAGCTGGTTCATCCAGTTGCCCAACGCCCGGGAACCGGCGCTGAGCGTGAGCTGGCCCAAGGCGGGTGGTGGGCGCCGTGACTTCACCTCCAAGACCCTCGACCCTGCCACCGGCACCGAATTGCAGGCGCGCGAGACCCGTGGCGGCGAGTTCTTCTACCGCTTCCATTTCCAGCTGGAGATGCCTCACCCCTGGGGCCGCTGGCTGTCGACCTTTGCCGCGTTCATCATGCTCCTGGGCCTGGTGACCGGGATCATTACCCACAAGAAGATCTTCAAGGAGTTCTTCACCTTCCGCCCGGGCAAGGGCCAGCGTTCCTGGCTCGATGGGCATAACGCCATTGGCGTGCTGGTGCTGCCGTTTCATCTGATGATCAGCTACAGCAGTCTGGTGATCTTCATGGCCATGGTCATGCCGGCCAGCATCATCGCCAGCTACGGCGACAACACCCGTGGCTTTTTCAACGACCTGTTCGGCGGCCAGAGCCAGGTACAGGCCGCTGGCACCCCGGCGCCGTTGCTGCCCTTGCCGCAGCTGTACGCCAAGGTCCAGGAGCAGGCACCCGGGGCCAATCTTGCGTGGGTCGAGGTGCAGAACCCAGGTGACCAGAACGCCCGGGTACGTTTCGCCCGCCATGCCGGTGACCGCATCGCTCACCAGCGCGGTGGTGGCTGGCTGTTCGACGGGGTTAATGGCACGCTCGAAGGCGGCAGCCAGATCGAGGCCACGCCGGTGCTGATATCAGGTGGTATGTATGGCCTGCACATGGGGATTTTCGCTGGCCCCTGGCTGCGCTGGCTGTACTTCTTCTTCGGCCTGGCCGGCACGGCGGTGATCGGTACTGGCCTGGTGATGTGGCTGGGCAAGCGTCAGCTCAAGCATGCCAAGAGCGGTGTCCAGCCGTTCGAGTTGCGCCTGGTCGAGGTGCTCAATATCGCCAGCATGAGCGGCCTGCTGATCGGCGTGGCGGCGTTCTTCTGGGCCAACCGCCTACTGCCGATCGGCGTTGAAGACCGCGCCGACTGGGAGATCAACAGCTTCTTCCTGCTCTGGGCGTTGTCGCTATTGCACGCCCTGCTGCGCCCCGGCCGGCGGGCCTGGGCCGAGCAACTGGGCCTGGGCGCGCTGATGTGGGCGGCCTTGCCGCTGCTCAACGGCCTGGCCACCGGCCAGGGCTTGAACCACTCGATTGCCGTGGGTGACTGGGCCATGGCCGGTTTCGACCTGACCGCGCTGGCCAGCGGTCTGTTCCTGGCCTGGGCTGCCAGCAAGATGTGGCGGGCGCCGGTGGTTGCGGCCAAGCGTGCGCCCAAAGCTGCGCCCGGCAAGCTGATCGAAAGCGAGGTGAACTGA
- a CDS encoding TonB-dependent siderophore receptor gives MKFTPSAARGFSIWLSVSALAAGSALPLGAAAAQQVYLFAQPSKPLVQALNDFSRLTGQSVIYTTDLPAIEAPALNGSLSAEQALQQLLGNCGLAFRRVDARTLTLETLDASGALKLDATTVNSQADADYSYQPPQGSSVMRSQAAIMETPQAINVVPAQVLKDQAPRNLDDALANVSGVTQGNNFGGTQDTVMKRGFGDNRDGSIMRDGMPIVQGRSLNATTERVEVLKGPASLLYGIQDPGGVINVVSKRPQLQRYNALNLRGSTYGSGKNGSGGGLDSTGALGQSNVAYRLVLDHEDEDYWRNFGTHRESLVAPSLAWFGEDTQVLLAYEHREFLYPFDRGTAIDPRTNHPLDIPSTRRLDEPFNDMQGRSDLYRLEVDHQLSDDWKAHFGFSYNRETYDASQVRVTGVNAARGTLTRSMDGTHGALSSDRFATASLEGKVQLAGMQHDLLFGLDNEYRKVYRADLIRQGSLSTFSYLNPVYGREVEGTSVRDSDSAQTDKLRSDSLFFQDSIHLDEHWILVAGARYQMYDQLAGRGRPFKANTNNNGQAWVPRLGLVYKVDEQLSFYGSYTESFKPNSSIAPLTGGLVLDSGVEPEEGKSWELGAKLDMPGALTGTLALFDIRKRNVLVANFDSATGDTLYSNAGEVRSRGVELDLSGQLSEHWSLIGNYAFTDAEVTQDPALEGNRLQNVARHSGALSAVYDVGSLFGGDRLRLGAGARYVGERAGNAENDFELPGYTVADAFASYETRLDEHKVRLQLNVKNLFDRTYYSSAVNRNFVSVGDARQVSLSSTLEF, from the coding sequence ATGAAGTTCACACCCTCGGCAGCGCGCGGCTTTTCAATCTGGCTCAGTGTCTCGGCGCTGGCCGCAGGTAGCGCGCTACCTCTGGGGGCGGCCGCCGCGCAGCAGGTTTACCTGTTTGCCCAGCCAAGCAAGCCGCTGGTGCAGGCGCTCAATGACTTCAGCCGCCTCACCGGGCAAAGCGTGATCTACACCACCGACCTGCCAGCCATTGAGGCACCGGCGCTCAATGGCAGCCTCAGTGCCGAGCAGGCCCTGCAACAACTGCTGGGCAATTGCGGCCTGGCCTTTCGCCGCGTCGACGCCCGCACCCTGACCCTCGAAACGCTGGATGCCAGCGGTGCGCTCAAGCTCGATGCAACCACGGTCAACTCGCAAGCCGATGCCGATTACAGCTACCAGCCGCCGCAAGGCAGCTCGGTGATGCGCAGCCAGGCAGCGATCATGGAAACGCCCCAGGCGATCAACGTGGTACCGGCCCAGGTACTCAAGGACCAGGCACCGCGTAACCTCGATGATGCCCTGGCCAATGTCAGCGGCGTGACCCAGGGCAACAACTTTGGCGGCACCCAGGACACGGTGATGAAGCGCGGCTTTGGCGACAACCGCGATGGCTCGATCATGCGCGACGGCATGCCTATCGTGCAGGGGCGCAGCCTCAATGCCACCACCGAGCGGGTCGAAGTGCTCAAGGGCCCGGCCTCTTTGCTGTACGGCATCCAGGACCCGGGCGGGGTGATCAACGTGGTCAGCAAACGGCCGCAACTGCAGCGCTACAACGCCTTGAACCTGCGTGGCTCCACCTACGGCAGTGGCAAGAACGGTAGCGGCGGCGGCCTGGACAGTACCGGTGCACTGGGCCAGAGCAACGTCGCCTACCGGCTGGTGCTCGACCATGAAGACGAAGACTACTGGCGCAACTTCGGTACCCACCGCGAATCGCTGGTGGCACCGTCGCTGGCCTGGTTCGGTGAAGACACCCAGGTACTGCTGGCCTACGAGCACCGTGAGTTTCTCTATCCGTTCGATCGCGGCACGGCCATCGACCCGCGCACCAATCACCCGCTGGACATCCCCAGTACCCGCCGCCTGGACGAGCCGTTCAACGACATGCAAGGGCGCTCGGATCTCTACCGCCTGGAGGTCGACCATCAACTCTCGGATGACTGGAAAGCCCACTTCGGCTTCAGTTACAACCGCGAAACCTACGACGCCAGCCAGGTACGGGTGACTGGCGTCAATGCTGCCCGCGGCACCCTGACCCGGAGCATGGACGGCACCCACGGCGCGCTCAGCAGCGACCGTTTCGCCACGGCAAGTCTTGAGGGCAAGGTGCAACTGGCGGGCATGCAGCATGACCTGCTGTTCGGCCTGGATAACGAGTACCGCAAGGTCTACCGCGCCGACCTGATCCGGCAGGGTAGCCTGAGTACCTTCAGTTACCTGAACCCGGTGTATGGCCGCGAAGTCGAGGGCACCAGTGTGCGCGACAGCGACAGTGCGCAAACCGACAAGCTGCGCAGCGATTCGCTGTTCTTCCAGGATTCGATCCACCTCGACGAGCACTGGATCCTGGTTGCCGGCGCGCGCTACCAGATGTACGACCAGCTCGCCGGACGCGGGCGGCCGTTCAAGGCCAACACCAACAACAATGGCCAGGCCTGGGTGCCGCGCCTGGGGCTGGTGTACAAGGTTGACGAGCAGCTGTCGTTCTATGGCAGCTACACCGAATCGTTCAAGCCCAACTCCAGCATCGCCCCGTTGACCGGTGGCCTGGTGCTGGATTCGGGTGTCGAACCGGAGGAGGGTAAATCCTGGGAGCTGGGTGCCAAGCTCGACATGCCGGGGGCACTGACCGGCACCCTGGCGTTGTTCGATATCCGCAAGCGCAATGTGCTGGTGGCCAACTTCGACTCGGCAACCGGCGACACCCTTTACAGCAACGCCGGTGAGGTGCGCTCGCGGGGCGTAGAGCTCGACCTGAGCGGCCAGTTGAGCGAGCACTGGAGCCTGATCGGCAACTATGCCTTTACTGACGCTGAAGTCACTCAAGACCCTGCGCTCGAGGGCAATCGTCTGCAGAACGTGGCGCGCCACAGCGGCGCGTTGTCAGCGGTGTATGACGTGGGCAGCCTGTTCGGTGGCGACCGCCTGCGCCTGGGCGCCGGTGCGCGCTATGTCGGTGAGCGAGCGGGTAACGCCGAAAATGACTTCGAGTTGCCGGGCTACACCGTCGCCGATGCCTTTGCCAGTTACGAAACCCGCCTGGACGAGCACAAGGTGCGCTTGCAGTTGAACGTCAAGAACCTGTTCGACCGCACCTATTACAGCTCGGCGGTGAACCGCAATTTTGTTTCGGTGGGCGATGCGCGCCAGGTCAGCCTGTCCAGCACCCTGGAGTTCTAA
- a CDS encoding RNA polymerase sigma factor: MVNEPLDLPAEGANDADGASGRARFVQVFLAQRAQMEALVSRRIGCRATASDLVQELFLRFWRRPQVKVEALDTYLLRCAGNIAIDHLRSEGARERVNDSLQLEVADDHVSAPHVALEVNSDLQRIEAALRELPERTRQIFLLNRIHGRKYAEIAKAMGLSQSAVEKHMMRALEACKASVAPPPASTRKPGKAP; this comes from the coding sequence TTGGTCAACGAGCCGCTCGATCTGCCCGCCGAAGGTGCTAATGACGCCGACGGGGCAAGTGGGCGTGCGCGTTTCGTGCAGGTGTTCCTCGCGCAGCGGGCGCAGATGGAAGCCCTGGTCAGTCGCCGTATCGGCTGCCGGGCGACGGCCTCGGACCTGGTCCAGGAACTGTTCCTGCGCTTCTGGCGCCGCCCGCAGGTCAAGGTCGAGGCGCTCGATACCTACCTGCTGCGCTGTGCCGGTAACATTGCCATCGATCACCTGCGCAGCGAAGGTGCTCGCGAGCGGGTCAACGATAGCCTTCAGCTGGAGGTGGCCGACGATCATGTCAGCGCACCGCACGTAGCACTGGAAGTGAACAGCGACCTGCAGCGCATCGAAGCGGCGCTGCGTGAACTGCCTGAACGTACCCGGCAGATCTTTCTCCTCAACCGTATCCACGGCCGCAAGTACGCCGAGATCGCCAAGGCCATGGGCTTGTCCCAGAGCGCGGTGGAAAAACATATGATGCGCGCCCTGGAGGCGTGCAAGGCGAGTGTTGCGCCGCCGCCAGCCAGCACGCGCAAGCCAGGGAAAGCACCATGA
- a CDS encoding DMT family transporter, translating to MNLSLYLLTVLIWGTTWIALKLQLGVVAIPVSIVYRFALAALVLFAILLLSRRLQPMNRRGHLICLAQGLCLFCVNFMCFLTASQWIPSGLIAVVFSTATLWNALNARLFLGQKIAANVLAGGALGLAGLGLLFWPELAGHAASRETIIGLGLALLGTLCFSAGNMLSSLQQKAGLRPLTTNAWGMLYGASMLALYCLVSGIPFAMEWNTRYIGSLLYLVIPGSVIGFTAYLTLVGRMGPERAAYCTVLFPLVALNVSAFYEGYQWTAPALAGLVLVMLGNVLVFRKPRPKVVEPVVALR from the coding sequence ATGAACCTGTCGTTATATCTGCTCACTGTGCTGATCTGGGGCACCACCTGGATTGCCCTGAAGCTGCAACTGGGCGTGGTCGCCATTCCTGTGTCGATCGTTTACCGCTTTGCCCTGGCGGCGCTGGTGCTGTTCGCAATCTTGTTGCTCAGCCGCCGCCTGCAACCGATGAACCGCCGTGGTCACCTGATTTGCCTGGCCCAGGGGCTATGCCTGTTCTGCGTCAACTTCATGTGCTTTCTGACCGCCAGCCAGTGGATTCCCAGCGGCCTGATCGCTGTGGTGTTTTCTACGGCGACCTTGTGGAATGCGCTGAATGCGCGCTTGTTTCTTGGCCAGAAGATTGCCGCCAATGTGTTGGCCGGTGGGGCACTGGGCCTGGCGGGTTTGGGCCTGTTGTTCTGGCCCGAGCTGGCCGGGCATGCGGCCAGCCGCGAAACCATTATCGGCCTGGGCCTGGCCCTGCTCGGAACCCTGTGTTTTTCGGCCGGCAACATGCTCTCCAGCCTGCAACAGAAAGCCGGCTTGCGGCCGCTGACCACCAATGCCTGGGGCATGCTCTATGGCGCCAGCATGCTGGCACTGTACTGCCTGGTCAGCGGTATCCCGTTTGCCATGGAATGGAACACGCGTTACATCGGTTCGCTGTTGTACCTGGTGATCCCGGGCTCGGTGATCGGCTTTACTGCCTACCTGACCCTGGTCGGGCGTATGGGGCCGGAGCGGGCGGCGTATTGCACGGTGCTGTTCCCGTTGGTGGCGCTGAACGTCTCGGCGTTCTACGAGGGCTATCAGTGGACGGCGCCGGCACTGGCGGGCCTGGTGCTGGTGATGCTGGGTAACGTGCTGGTGTTTCGCAAGCCGCGGCCCAAGGTGGTCGAGCCGGTGGTGGCCTTGAGGTAA
- a CDS encoding FecR family protein, whose product MSDITAEQHQAALGWLSRINEQPQLAERAEFKRWMLAHPAHARAFAQAQTLWRLSETPARRLAAEDDLALQGYLRAMQQPAAGRTWRRIASFAAAACLVLALGTAAGWHPAYWLDDLQADYVTAPGQVEEVVLADNSHMTLDAGSAVSVDFSHGERQVTIRRGAAFFHVTHTGEPFVVEAAKGETRVLGTRFEVRKLNGGARVTVLDGRVAVTAAPGRLQQQLNGGQQVGYRDGTASAVEAVDSESRLAWRQGWLNYYQVPLSTVIDDLARYYPGRIIVLDSELGKRKVSGSFPASQPLAALDSLGAVLGFKRNTLLERVTLIR is encoded by the coding sequence ATGAGCGACATCACTGCCGAGCAGCATCAGGCCGCTTTGGGCTGGCTGAGCCGGATCAACGAGCAACCGCAGCTCGCTGAACGCGCCGAGTTCAAGCGCTGGATGCTGGCGCACCCGGCCCATGCCCGCGCTTTTGCCCAGGCCCAGACGCTGTGGCGCCTGAGTGAAACGCCGGCGCGCCGGTTGGCGGCCGAAGATGACCTGGCCCTGCAAGGCTATTTGCGCGCCATGCAGCAACCGGCAGCGGGGCGTACCTGGCGCCGCATTGCCAGTTTCGCTGCCGCCGCTTGCCTGGTGCTGGCCCTGGGCACTGCCGCGGGCTGGCATCCGGCTTACTGGCTGGATGATTTGCAGGCGGATTACGTTACGGCGCCAGGGCAGGTCGAGGAAGTGGTGTTGGCTGACAACTCGCACATGACCCTCGATGCCGGCAGTGCCGTTTCTGTGGACTTCAGCCACGGTGAGCGCCAGGTGACGATCCGCCGGGGCGCGGCGTTCTTTCATGTCACCCACACGGGCGAGCCGTTCGTGGTCGAAGCGGCAAAAGGCGAAACGCGCGTGCTGGGCACTCGCTTCGAGGTGCGCAAGCTCAATGGCGGTGCGCGGGTCACTGTGCTCGATGGCCGGGTGGCGGTGACCGCTGCGCCTGGGCGTTTACAACAGCAGTTGAACGGCGGCCAGCAGGTTGGTTATCGCGACGGCACCGCCAGCGCTGTCGAAGCGGTGGACAGCGAATCGCGCCTGGCCTGGCGCCAGGGCTGGCTCAATTACTACCAGGTGCCGCTGAGCACGGTGATCGATGACCTGGCCCGCTACTACCCAGGGCGCATCATCGTGCTCGACAGCGAGCTGGGCAAACGCAAGGTCAGTGGCAGCTTCCCGGCCAGCCAGCCGCTGGCGGCGCTGGACTCGCTCGGCGCGGTGCTGGGTTTCAAGCGCAATACCTTGCTGGAACGGGTCACGCTGATTCGCTGA
- a CDS encoding AraC family transcriptional regulator, which yields MTSLDQLQVFKAMHDSPHARLEHSAHLGDGLAAALWNNRHDARDYEAPSHHTLSCYIADGTGTFRRDRPGHTGAPDKLCIMPAGSASHWVVNGSIRLAHLYISQEQFALGCISLLDREPRELQLQEATFLDDPAQARRFRQLIALDWDEPAERLLTSSLAHEILDHAVLSQVGVRQGLRLKGGLAAYQRRQLSEYVEAHLDQPLTLGELAALCNLSEYHFARMFRTSFGLPPHQYLLARRLAKARQLLRHGQLPLGDVALLCGFASASHFSNRFRQALGASPGAYRAAFSV from the coding sequence ATGACGTCGTTGGACCAACTGCAAGTCTTCAAAGCCATGCACGACTCACCCCATGCCCGCCTGGAGCACAGCGCGCACCTGGGTGACGGCCTGGCTGCGGCCCTGTGGAACAACCGCCATGACGCCCGCGACTACGAGGCTCCCAGCCACCACACCCTGTCGTGTTACATCGCCGACGGCACCGGCACCTTTCGCCGCGACCGCCCCGGCCACACCGGCGCGCCCGACAAGCTGTGCATCATGCCGGCAGGCTCAGCTTCGCACTGGGTAGTCAACGGTTCGATCCGCCTCGCACACCTGTACATCAGCCAGGAGCAGTTTGCCCTCGGTTGTATCAGCCTGCTGGACCGTGAACCCCGTGAGTTGCAATTGCAGGAAGCGACCTTTCTCGACGACCCCGCGCAGGCCCGGCGCTTTCGTCAGCTGATTGCCCTGGACTGGGACGAGCCCGCCGAACGCCTGCTGACCAGCAGCCTGGCCCACGAGATTCTCGACCATGCCGTGCTCAGCCAGGTCGGCGTGCGCCAGGGCCTGCGCTTGAAGGGCGGGCTGGCTGCCTACCAGCGCCGGCAACTGAGCGAGTATGTCGAAGCGCATCTGGATCAGCCGCTGACCCTGGGCGAACTGGCGGCGCTGTGCAACCTCTCCGAATACCACTTCGCCCGAATGTTCCGCACAAGTTTCGGCCTGCCGCCACACCAGTACCTGCTGGCCCGACGCCTGGCCAAGGCGCGTCAGCTGCTGCGCCACGGTCAACTGCCCCTGGGTGACGTGGCCCTGCTCTGCGGCTTCGCCAGCGCCAGCCACTTCAGCAACCGCTTCCGTCAGGCCCTGGGGGCGAGCCCCGGTGCCTACCGGGCAGCTTTCAGTGTTTAG